The proteins below are encoded in one region of Brassica napus cultivar Da-Ae chromosome A6, Da-Ae, whole genome shotgun sequence:
- the BNAA06G15780D gene encoding protein RESPONSE TO LOW SULFUR 3, with protein MAKEGGYMTVAAEEMEELRRRSRELEREVEEMKTAMLELWRRTVMTEEAEERLCSQLAELEVESLDQARDYHDRVVFLMDQISRLSSLSIVSS; from the coding sequence ATGGCGAAAGAAGGAGGTTACATGACGGTGGCGGCGGAAGAGATGGAGGAGTTACGGAGGAGGAGCAGAGAACTCGAGAGAGAAGTAGAGGAGATGAAGACGGCTATGTTGGAGTTGTGGCGGCGGACGGTTATGACAGAAGAGGCAGAGGAGAGACTCTGCTCGCAGCTAGCGGAGCTGGAGGTAGAGTCTCTAGATCAGGCTCGTGACTATCACGATCGTGTGGTCTTCCTCATGGATCAAATCTCACGTCTCTCTTCTTTATCGATCGTTTCCTCGTAG